CCTACGAAGGCTCGGAGGTGCTGGCTTTGCGTGCGACAGCCGGTAACTGGTTCGGCTTCGGCATCGACAACGACGTGAAGAACTTAGTTGCTTTCAACAAAGGCACGCTGAAGTTTCACTTCAAAACCTCCTACGCAGGCCAGTTCAAAGTTGGCATCAAGACGGGCAATGGGGAAAGTTGGGTGGAATTTGCGGCGGGCGCAACGCAATATGGCTTGGTTCGGGATGGGCAATGGCACGAAGTGGTAATTCCACTGTCGGCGTTCAACAACGGCGACCTAGCCACGCTGGATCAAGCCTTTATGTTTGCTGGCGACGTAGCGAGCACCACCGCTGATTTCTACTTCGACAACATCTACTACAACGCTCAGCCCGTTACGCTACCACCCGTTACGTATTGCGGCACAGTCACCAATGGCGATTACAGCTATGCGGCTGCCACGGCGGGTAGCAGTGTTGCATTCACGTTTCACCCGCTTGGCAGCGTAGTGGGAGGCAACTTGGCTATTCTCTACGTGGGCAATTCGGGCTACGCAATGACGAAAAACGCGGCTGGTGATTTCACCTATACGCTCCCCAATCAAAGTAATGGCACAAACCTGAGCTTCTACTTCACGTACCAAGTAGGTGCCAACGGCACGGAACGAAATTCCTCGGCCACGCCTCACAGCTACACCGTCGGTAGGACCTGCACCGATACGCCTGCCAACACCGCGCCGACGGTTAGCCTCACCTCTCCTGCAGCCTCCGCAACGTTTGCGGCACCGGCTACCATTACTCTGACTGCCAGCGCCGCCGATTCAGATGGCAGCATCAGCAAAGTAGAGTTCTACAACGGAGCCACACTACTCGGTTCTGCTGCCGCGGCGCCGTATAGCTTTACGTGGAGCAATGCGCCTGCCGGCACGTATTCACTCACCGCCAAAGCCACCGACAACCTTGGCTTGACTACCACCTCAGTCGCTGTTTCAGTGACGGTAACCGGCTCTACGCCAGGCGGCGACACAGGCAGCTATTGTGGCACCGTGGCTAATGGTGACTACAGCTGGAAGGCCGTAACCACGGGCACCAACGTAGCCATTACGTTCCATCCGTTGGGCACGGTGGCCGGGGGCAACCTCGCTATTTTCTACGCCAACACCGCGGGCTACGGCATGACGAAAAATAGCGCCGGTGATTTCACGTACACGCTTTCAAACCAAGTTAGTGGCGCCAAAATCAGCATCTATTTCACTTATCAAGTGGGTTTGAATGGGCCGGAACGCAATTCCTCGGCTACGCCGCATAGCTACACCGTCGGCGAAGCCTGCGGCGTGGCAGCCAATGTTCCTCCCACCGTCAGCCTGACTTCGCCAACAACAGGAACTAGCCTCGCTGCGCCTGGCACGATTACGCTCACGGCATCGGCTGCTGATACCGATGGCACGATCAGCAAAGTGGAATTTTTCAACGGTACTACGCTGCTCGGTACGGTTACTGCAGCCCCGTACAGCTTCACTTGGAGCAACGTAGCCCTAGGTGCTTACTCGCTCACGGCCAAAGCCACCGACAATGGTGGGCTCACAACGACATCGGCTGCCGTGGCCGTAACGGTGCAGGCTTCGGTCGCGGTGCTGCACCAGGATGCGGACCGTCAGACTACCAACAATACCCTCAAGCCTAATTTGCAGCTGCGCAATGAAAGCTCGTCCGCCATTCCGTATCAGCAGCTGACGGTACGTTACTGGCTCACGGTCGAGGACTACGCACCCGTACAAGCGGTAATCGACTGGGCACAACTTGGAACCAGCAGCATGCAGGCGCGCTACGTGCAACTAGCTGATCCCCGCCAAGGAGCTTTCGGCTACGTGGAATACACTTTTTCGGCCGGCGCCGGCAGCTTGGCGGCGGGTAGCACCTCGGGGCCTATCCAGTCGCGCATCTACAAGCAGACGCAGACCAGCTTCGATGAAGCGAATGACTATTCCTATGCTGCCAATAGCGGATACTTGAAAAACGAGCGCATCACAGTGTACCGCAACGGGGTGCTGATTGGGGGCACCGAGCCAACGCCCGTGGCTGCTGATCGGCGCCTGCAGGTATGGACGGAAAACCGGGAGCGGAATGCCAACAGCAACACGATCAATACCACGCTACAGCTGCGCAACGTGGGTAATCAGCCGGTAGCGTACCAAGACCTAACCGTGCGGTACTGGTTTAGTCCCGAAGGAACGCAGGCCATGAAGGCTTTTGTGGATTACGCGCAGCTCGGCAGCAACAACGTGAGTGTCACGTTCGGCCAAGCCGGCACCCAGTCCTACGCCGAGTTGCACTTCGCGCCCGCTTCAGGCAACCTAGCCCCTTTGAGCAGCACCGGCAACGTGCAATTCCGTTTAGCAAAAGCAGATTGGTTGGCTTTCAATCAAGCAAACGACTTCTCTTACCGGGTAGCAGGTGCCCTAGCTGAAAACGACCACGTGACGGTTTATGTGCAAGGCCAGCGCGTGTATGGCCAGGAACCCGCAGGGGCCAATGCTAGCAAAGGAACGCAGACCGCCTCCGTGCTAGCTGCACACTACAAAGCGGCCGAGCTAAGCCAAACGATAAGAAGCTACCCCAATCCATTCACGGGCAGTACCACCCTGGAGTTCACGCTGGCAAGTTCGGAAGCGTACCAACTGGCGATTTATGATCTGAACGGCCGTCTTGTTCAGCACTTGAAAGCCGGCCAAGCAGTGGCTGGGCAGCCAGTGCAAGCGCAATGGCAGGCTACTACCGTTGCACCCGGCCTCTACATAGCCCGCCTCACGACGGCTACGGGCGTGCGTTATATCAAACTCGTTCTGCAGTAATTCCGCGGCCGGAACCTGCCCTACACTTTTCAGCCTGCTTGCAGACCGAAAGAGAAGAAGACGGAAGCCTAACCAGTTTCTGCTACTCTGTATGGGGTGGCAGAAATTGGTTAGGCTTCCGCCTTCTATGGCTGAATGCAAGACCCTTTATTTAGGAGAGCATGCATCGAGCGCACGACATTCTCCTTAGGCGGCCACTCGAATTCTGCTTACGAGGGTACCACCTGCTCGACATGCAACACGCCGGGCAGTTCAACGCGAGGGGGCAAAGTACCAGTGCGGGCAAAATCCATCCACAAACGGCGTACGTGCTGCCCCGCTGCGTGGACGTCTTCCCACGGAGCATGACCCAGCAACGGCGTAGCTTCCCAACGGGCGGGCTGGCCAAGCAGCAGCGGCAAATCGATGGTGTGGGCAGCTCCGAACTGGCTGCCGGCCGGCTGATACACCACCAAAAAGTGATAGGCCCGACCACCGGCTTGCGCGTGCCGTCGGGCAAACACCTTGGCCGGGTTCAGGTATATTTTGTCTGAACTTATCTTGGTCAGCAGCCTAGAAAACCGCAGCCCCAACAACGGAACGCGGGGTATCCAGTTGAATTTAGGGTCAATAACAGCGAAGAAGCGAGTTTCTTCCGCCGTTGCGCCTACAAGTACGTCCACACTTGGGGCCACTGCTTCCCATGCTCGCTCTAAGTCCGCCTCGGCGGGCAACGGATAGGCGCCGTATTGCGTGCCGAACGGCATGCCCCCTTTCAAGCCAAACTTACGCGCCGCTTTCTGCACGGTGTTTTCGCGGGCCAGTACCTCGTTGATGGAGGCGTCGGGTTGGAATACGCCTGCTGCTGCCACCATAGCCCGGTTCATAGCCTGGCGGTTGGGTGCTAAGCCCAGCGGCGCACTATGCAAGATCACGCGTTGAAACAGTCCCTTGGCCCCATCCGACACCATCAGGTGCGCAATAGCGTCGGCCCCAGCAGACTGACCAAATAGGGTGACAAGGGAAGCATCGCCCCCGAAGGCGGCAATGTTGCGCTGCACCCAGCGCAGGGCTTCCAACAAGTCCAGCAATCCTAAATTTGGTTGTACGCCCCCTTGCTGCCGAGAAATCCTAGCAGACCGAGCCGGTAGGTTACCGCCACAAACACCACCCGTTGCTCGGATACCAGCGCTGCGGGGTCGTAAATGGGCAAGTCGCCGGCACCGCTCACGTACGAGCCCCCGTGCACCCACACAACAACTGGCAGGTGTTCGCCTAGGCTGCGCTCGGCCGGCAGCGTCAACGAAAGCCGAAGGCAATCTTCGGTGAACGTCAGCTCTTCAAATAAGTCACCCAGCACTTGGTCCAACCTCGGGTCGGCTACTTGCGGACAGGCTGGGGCGGGCGCAGTTGCAAGAATAGGCTCTGCGGCTGATGGTTCGGCAACCGGCGGTTGAAACCGGGCTGCTCGCGCGTACCGAATACCAGTGGCGCGAATCAAGTCACCGTCACGCCGCCCAATGATGGTGCCTGCGGGGGTATGGAACTGAGGAGAAGAAGTGGAAAGCATTAAAAGCAAGCTGATGACTCGAGACACGAACACCTAGAGCCTATGGAAGGGCCCAAGCTTGTCGGCATACGTGTAGCATCAGCGAATAGCTTACAACGGGTATTGCTTACACCATATGCGCTATCTAGTACCGCTTAGAAATTCTCTTCATTCTTTAACCTCCGTACTAGTCTCAACAACTCAGCAGGCCATGCTTATCTGATGCGTGGGAAAGTAGCCTATACAGAATACCCACCTGTTTGGTCCCTCAAGCTCATTTAGCTAGGCTCCTTCATTTCGCCTGAGAGAAACCAATACTTATGTTTTGATTATTAGCGTATTAGTCAGTTTTTCACTTAAAGTTTTCTAATTGCAAACAACGCTACTGAGCACGAACATTACCCTCGAATCCACTGATGCTCTCGGTAACGCGCGAGGGTATAACTGGTCTGTTAACTGCACTCATGCCTATCTCCCATTTCAACTTTCGGGATTTGTCTTTCGAGCAGCAACTCGTGTTGGTGTGGGCAGAGGGCACGTACCTAACTCAGCGTTGGGAGGAAACGGATGCAGTGGCCCTCTACCTTATGGAAGGAGGATTTTTCTGCGAGTTGTATTTAGAGCAAATCCACTATTCAGTGCAGCGTGTGCGACATTTCCCAACCAGCGATTCAGCCCGATTGGCAGAGTATGCCCGCTATATCCGGCTAGATGATCTGCCGGACACATGAATCCATTTTCGTGGCCCGATAGCTACCATTAGCAGCTCACCGAAGCGCCTGTTTGCCTAGGTTTTTTAGAATCGTAGTGTCACTTATTGCTCACAGGTGCCCGTGATAGAAACTAATTACTGATAGCCAAAGAATTATAGGCACTCTCTACTGACTGAGTTAGACGTTTTCTCCACAAGTAATATGAAGCCAGCAACACAACTAGAAAAAGCCCGGGCGCCAAGACCACACCCAGCGAAGCACCCGAAAAAGCCCATGATGCGGAAGCACCTACTAAGTCAATAACAAAGCCGGCATAGGCCCATTCCTTGAGTGTGCGCCCCACTGGCAGCACCAAGGCGCCGGCGCCAAGAATTTTGGCAACGCCTAAAATAGTGCCTAAATACATAGGGTACCCTAACTGGTGCATAGCGGCCTGGTTGTCGGGAGTCGACTGCATGCCCATGATGCCGGAAGACAGCATGGCTGCCGCGAATAGTACTGTTGATCCCCAGTACAGGATGTTCGTTATTTTAGAGCTCATAACAAAGGGGCTTAAGAGTGACAGAATAAGGTCTTGAGGCCGGCTATAAGCTAATAACCATAGCTGCCTTTTGCCAACCTCGTTAGCAAATATAGTGGCAAACGGATGGCTGTTTTAAGGGGGTATTGCGCCGATTTACAGGGGCAATTACGACAAGCCCTCCACTCAAGCAGCAAGGCTACTTGAATGGAGGGCGTACTGCGTGAACTAGCGTGCTATCTTCTGTGCACCGTTCCTTCATTTTGCTTTCAAGCGTCTATCTCGGTGGAAAAGGCAATGTCTTGCTGAGCATCGAGGGCGGCAAGCCGCTCCAGCAGCGCCGCGCGAATCTGAGCGTAGGCCGCGCGACCTAGGGTAAGCCGCCGGGGCGCAGGGCTGCGTTCCACGGAAGCCAACATAGCCTCGACCATTTTGTCGGGGTCGCCGGACACCACGAACGTGCCATCCGCCAGTCCCCGCCGTACTTCTCCGGCTGGGGTATTGTCATACACTGCCATAGGAGGCGGGCTAACTAGGCCAGCACCAAAGTTGGTTTTGGCTGGACCAGGCTCTACAATGGTAAACTCAATTTGGAACGGAGCCACTTCTTGCGCCACTGCTTCCACGAAGCCCTCGATTCCCCATTTGGTGGTATGGTAGTAGCTGAAATTAGGATAGGTGATCTGGCCTCCTTCAGACGAAATTTGTAGAATACGTCCTCCACCCTGCGCCCGCAAATGCGGCAGCACTGCCCGAATCACGTGGATAGAGCCAAGCAAGTTGGTGTCTAGCTGCTGGCGAATCTGCTCGTCGCTGGCTTCTTCGGCCGCCCCAAACAGCGCATAGGCCGCGTTGTTGACAATCACATCGAGGCGCCCGAGTTCAGTGAAGGCTCGGTCTATTACCTGCCGAACAGCCGACGCATCGGTCACGTCGAGCGTGGCCACCCACAGGCGGTTTCCATATTGCGCTTTCAGATCATCGAGGGCAGCAGACTTGCGTAGGGTTGCGGCTACCCGGTCACCGCGCAACAAAAGTTTTTCGGTTAAGAGCCGGCCGAAGCCGGAAGACGTACCGGTGATGAACCATGTTTGCATAACGAAAGAAAAAGGTGTCAGCAAAACTAGTTGAGCACACGCGGGGCGTACTGCTGCCATTCGAACCAATGCTGTTGTCAATCAAACCTGCCGCAGTTGCGAAGGTGTAAGGCCGGTGTGTTTGCGGAAAAACTGGGTGAAATAGGTTGGTTCCTCGAAGCCCAGGCAGTCACTTATGTAGCTGATCGGCCAATCGGTGTGGTGTAGCAGAGCCCGGGCCTCCTGCACCAGCCGCTCGGCTAGCAGTTGTGAGGTAGTCTTGCCGGTCACCGCTTTAAGTGTCCGGTTTAGATAATTGACGTGCACGGCTAGTTGGTCGGCATAGGCTTGAGCGGTACGCAGTTCCAGCCGCTGAGAAGGCGAAAAGAAAGGAAACTGGCGGGCCAGTAAGTCCTGAAATGCGGCTGCCAGCCGAGTAGCAGCTGAAGCGCCGCGGGGCTCCACTGGAGGGGCTAGTTTCAGTGCTTCGTGAGTACAGGTCATCACGTAGTGAAAGAGCAGCTCATATTTGTGCGGATAGGTGGAGTCCTGCTCAGCTAGCATTTTACCGAATAGGTCGGCGAAGGGAGCTACTTGCGCCGCCGTCAAGTAAAAGAACGGTTCAGGCGACTGGAAAAGAGCCAGCGCCGCCGACCCAACCGGAGTGTGGGCGGGCAGAAAATCGGCGGTAAACAAACAGCAGTATCCCTGGCATGGACTGTTGATTTCCCAGCGGTAAGGCAGTTGCGTATCAGTGAAAACCAGTGCGTGTTGCCCTAAGGTTAGCTGCCGTTGCTGATCGGCGTAGTGGTAAATAGAGTCGCCCGTCGTGAGCACTATTTTGTAGAAATCTTTCCGGCTGTATGCGGCAGATGGCGCAGGGTCGGCGCAGAAATCTTCCAACCTGTACACAGTAAAATGGCCACCGCCCCGCAAGCTGCCCGGCGGGCGCAATGCCACCTTATCAGTATAGAAATCGGCTACGGTTTGAGTTTGAATCATGGCGCGAAGTGAAGATAAGTAGCAGGTAGTTCACTAAAAGTAAGCGCCCTTGCAAGACCACAGAACAGGTTAGCAGCCTTACACCTAGCAGCGAAAGCACCACCAAATCATGAAGTAGCACTATGCAACAGGGAACGCGCTGTATAACCAGTAGCACACTGCCTTTGATTTTCAATTTCTAACTACCCGGCTTGTTAAAGGCAGCCAAACCAACATTCGACTTAGTAGGAGTTGGCGTAGAGGTTTTCGTTGTAGATTGTTGCCCCTGCTTGTTTCAACACCTATGACCAACTTTTTCCGTGCCTTCCTGGTGCTGGCTTTATCAGCACCCTTTGCTTCCTCAGCTCAGCAACTGCCAGCCCTTACCGCGCAAGATTATGCTCGGGCGGAGCGCTTCATGAGCTATAATACCCAACTGCTGGTAGACCACAGCATCGAACAGCCCAACTGGCTTGCCAACGACCGATTTTGGTACCGAGTGCAAACTGCGCAAGGCAGCGAGTTTCTACTCGTTGACCCGGCCCGCAAAACCAAAACGCCCGCCTTCGACCATTCCCGGCTGGCTGCCGCACTATCGGCAGCCAGTGGCAAAAGCTACTCGGCCACAAAGCTGCCGTTTCGCACGTTCGTTTTTTCAGAAAATGAACAACAGATTCAGTTCTCGGCGGCCGGGAAAAGCTGGGCGTATGACCGTCGTAGTGGCCAGTGCCGCCCTGTTGCCAATGCGGCCCCAGATTCTGAAACTAGCTCGAACGAGGTCAACGAAATTGTTTCACCCGATGGCCGGCTAGCGGCATACATTCACAACTACAACCTGTGGGTGCGCGATACTAAAACCAACCAGCAAACTCCTCTTACCACCGATGGCGTCAAGGACTTCGGCTATGCCACCGATAACGCCGGCTGGACCACGAGCGACCGGCCTATCTTGCTTTGGTCGCCAGACTCGCGCAAAATTGCCACCTTCAAGCAAGATCAGCGCGCGGTAAGCGACATGTACTTGGTCACCACCAACGTCGGCAAGCCAACCCTTAAGTCGTGGAAATATCCGCTGGCTGGCGACAAGAACATCATCACCATTGAGCGAGTAATCGTGGAAGTGAATCCGGCTAAAGTCGTGCGCCTCCAAATGGCTCCTGATCCGCGCCGAGGTACGCTCTGCGACGATATCAACTGTGGTGGCACCGGTTTCGACGATGTAGACTGGAGCCCTGATGGCAATCAGCTGGCGTTTGTTTCCACCTCGCGCGACCATAAGCAAGAGAAATTTCGGGTGGCGGATGCTACTACTGGTAATATCCGCGAAGTATTCGGCGAAACTGTTGCCACGCAGTATGAGTCGGGTCAGGGTGCTATTAACTGGCGTTACCTCCCCGAAGCAAGGAAGTTATCTGGTATTCCGAGCGCGATAACTGGGGGCACCTTTATCTCTACGACGCTACTACCGGCAAGCTTAAGCAACAGATTACCAAGGGCAATTGGGTGGTGACGCAACTGGTGCATGTCGATGAGAAGCGGCGGCAACTGTATTTTTTGGCCGGCGGCCGCGAATCAGGTAATCC
This genomic window from Hymenobacter volaticus contains:
- a CDS encoding DoxX family protein; protein product: MSSKITNILYWGSTVLFAAAMLSSGIMGMQSTPDNQAAMHQLGYPMYLGTILGVAKILGAGALVLPVGRTLKEWAYAGFVIDLVGASASWAFSGASLGVVLAPGLFLVVLLASYYLWRKRLTQSVESAYNSLAISN
- a CDS encoding helix-turn-helix domain-containing protein; translated protein: MIQTQTVADFYTDKVALRPPGSLRGGGHFTVYRLEDFCADPAPSAAYSRKDFYKIVLTTGDSIYHYADQQRQLTLGQHALVFTDTQLPYRWEINSPCQGYCCLFTADFLPAHTPVGSAALALFQSPEPFFYLTAAQVAPFADLFGKMLAEQDSTYPHKYELLFHYVMTCTHEALKLAPPVEPRGASAATRLAAAFQDLLARQFPFFSPSQRLELRTAQAYADQLAVHVNYLNRTLKAVTGKTTSQLLAERLVQEARALLHHTDWPISYISDCLGFEEPTYFTQFFRKHTGLTPSQLRQV
- a CDS encoding Ig-like domain-containing protein translates to MKQYLYTCTHLSANRSKFFLLLALVVTTVVPARAQQQLVWEENFDGSTINPSTWTYDLGDGCAQGVCGWGNSELEFYTNRSENARINNGNLVIEARREDYQGKPFTSARLKTLGRVQFKYGTLEARIKVPDLKNGLWPAFWLLGATGTWPASGETDIMEMGSAEAVAANLTNQRVGGATHWQNAGSHASYSTSYTSPTDLTTDYHVYKMTWDSQSIRMFIDGTQYYAIDISKGAAGDLEEFHKAQYILLNLAVGGQYTGIYAASGITAPLPGQMLVDYVRLYQSPGDELYLGSNNTIAGNFGIYTENPAITNKLAYGQDANLYIWNNLTNITSPTPVPFEGSEVLALRAAAGNWFGLGVDNQIKNLSAFNNGSLKFHFKTSYTGQFKVGLKSGAGESWVEFATGTSRYGLVRDGEWHEVVIPLSAFNNGDLTSVNQTFMFAGDVASSTADFYFDNIYYSGGVASNPAPTVSLTAPANEALITTPANITLTANAADANGSVTKVEFYNGFTLLGTATTAPYSFAWNNVAPGVYTLTAKATDNEGVVTTSAPATVFVAAPNNVAPNISLTSPTASGSFTTPATLTLQATASDADGSIYKVEFYNGSTLLGTDLTAPYSYTWSGVTTGTYTLTAKAIDNAKATTTSAPVTVTVKDNTIAGPNFGVYTDNAQITSKLVYGQDANLYLWNNLAPITAPVLTPYEGSEVLALRATAGNWFGFGIDNDVKNLVAFNKGTLKFHFKTSYAGQFKVGIKTGNGESWVEFAAGATQYGLVRDGQWHEVVIPLSAFNNGDLATLDQAFMFAGDVASTTADFYFDNIYYNAQPVTLPPVTYCGTVTNGDYSYAAATAGSSVAFTFHPLGSVVGGNLAILYVGNSGYAMTKNAAGDFTYTLPNQSNGTNLSFYFTYQVGANGTERNSSATPHSYTVGRTCTDTPANTAPTVSLTSPAASATFAAPATITLTASAADSDGSISKVEFYNGATLLGSAAAAPYSFTWSNAPAGTYSLTAKATDNLGLTTTSVAVSVTVTGSTPGGDTGSYCGTVANGDYSWKAVTTGTNVAITFHPLGTVAGGNLAIFYANTAGYGMTKNSAGDFTYTLSNQVSGAKISIYFTYQVGLNGPERNSSATPHSYTVGEACGVAANVPPTVSLTSPTTGTSLAAPGTITLTASAADTDGTISKVEFFNGTTLLGTVTAAPYSFTWSNVALGAYSLTAKATDNGGLTTTSAAVAVTVQASVAVLHQDADRQTTNNTLKPNLQLRNESSSAIPYQQLTVRYWLTVEDYAPVQAVIDWAQLGTSSMQARYVQLADPRQGAFGYVEYTFSAGAGSLAAGSTSGPIQSRIYKQTQTSFDEANDYSYAANSGYLKNERITVYRNGVLIGGTEPTPVAADRRLQVWTENRERNANSNTINTTLQLRNVGNQPVAYQDLTVRYWFSPEGTQAMKAFVDYAQLGSNNVSVTFGQAGTQSYAELHFAPASGNLAPLSSTGNVQFRLAKADWLAFNQANDFSYRVAGALAENDHVTVYVQGQRVYGQEPAGANASKGTQTASVLAAHYKAAELSQTIRSYPNPFTGSTTLEFTLASSEAYQLAIYDLNGRLVQHLKAGQAVAGQPVQAQWQATTVAPGLYIARLTTATGVRYIKLVLQ
- a CDS encoding SDR family oxidoreductase; amino-acid sequence: MQTWFITGTSSGFGRLLTEKLLLRGDRVAATLRKSAALDDLKAQYGNRLWVATLDVTDASAVRQVIDRAFTELGRLDVIVNNAAYALFGAAEEASDEQIRQQLDTNLLGSIHVIRAVLPHLRAQGGGRILQISSEGGQITYPNFSYYHTTKWGIEGFVEAVAQEVAPFQIEFTIVEPGPAKTNFGAGLVSPPPMAVYDNTPAGEVRRGLADGTFVVSGDPDKMVEAMLASVERSPAPRRLTLGRAAYAQIRAALLERLAALDAQQDIAFSTEIDA